A window of Pontibacter deserti contains these coding sequences:
- a CDS encoding inorganic diphosphatase produces the protein MNNLDKNNPWHSVSYGEEAPSVVTAIIEIPKGSKAKYELDKESGMLKLDRVLFSSIHYPANYGFIPKTYCDDKDPLDILVICSVDVQPMCLIDAKVIGVMQMIDNNEEDDKIIAVANNDMSVRHINDISELPPHTLLEVRRFFEDYKKLEHKEVIVEQFLGREHAYQIIQDSINLYNATFTEEKQNVL, from the coding sequence ATGAATAATTTAGACAAAAACAATCCATGGCATAGCGTGAGCTACGGTGAGGAAGCTCCAAGTGTAGTAACTGCCATCATTGAAATACCAAAAGGATCGAAGGCGAAGTATGAGTTGGACAAAGAAAGCGGAATGCTGAAGCTGGACCGTGTACTTTTCTCTTCAATTCACTATCCTGCTAACTATGGCTTTATACCTAAAACCTATTGCGACGATAAAGACCCGTTAGATATCCTGGTGATCTGTTCTGTAGATGTGCAGCCAATGTGCCTTATCGATGCGAAAGTGATCGGTGTAATGCAGATGATCGATAACAACGAAGAAGATGATAAGATCATAGCTGTTGCAAACAATGATATGTCTGTACGCCACATCAACGATATTTCTGAGTTACCGCCACATACATTACTTGAAGTTCGTCGTTTCTTTGAAGATTATAAGAAGCTGGAGCATAAAGAAGTAATAGTAGAGCAGTTTTTAGGTCGTGAACATGCATACCAGATCATACAGGACAGCATTAACTTGTATAATGCAACCTTTACTGAAGAAAAGCAGAACGTACTATAA
- a CDS encoding UbiA prenyltransferase family protein, with translation MKEQSIDQEINYKNKKAYSLLLKVLTGILYSSIFISFCAFALTIETYKLARLPVSIPMAVFVFLATLFTYNLSSVQSILRRKKPALQPDTTWWQRHKKKLAIVGLVSIALAVAVYFYFDLRLNIWFVLHLAIISIGYTIPIMYRKKSVQPLRRVPLLKVFLIAYVWAVVTALFPLIDADIYVLDLGALQLFLRRFLFILALALLFDIRDYTYDRHTNTLTVPGLIGVRYTKLLSLGLLLLYAVVVSITEGGGIETALLLATAAAALVVIFSSELKPRIYFLLLADGAMLLHAALVYFART, from the coding sequence ATGAAGGAACAAAGTATAGATCAGGAGATAAACTATAAAAATAAGAAAGCTTATAGTTTGCTGCTAAAAGTGCTGACAGGCATACTTTATAGCAGCATCTTTATTTCGTTCTGTGCCTTCGCTCTTACTATCGAAACCTATAAACTCGCCAGGCTGCCTGTATCTATACCCATGGCAGTCTTCGTTTTTCTGGCAACATTGTTTACTTATAACCTGAGCAGTGTACAAAGTATACTGCGGAGAAAGAAACCTGCCTTACAGCCGGACACTACTTGGTGGCAACGGCATAAAAAGAAGCTGGCTATAGTAGGCCTGGTAAGTATAGCTTTAGCAGTAGCTGTATACTTTTACTTTGATCTCCGTTTAAATATATGGTTCGTGCTGCATCTGGCAATTATTTCAATAGGGTATACCATCCCGATCATGTACCGCAAGAAAAGTGTGCAGCCTTTGCGTCGTGTGCCTTTGCTAAAGGTATTCCTGATAGCATATGTGTGGGCAGTTGTAACAGCTTTGTTTCCGTTGATAGATGCCGATATTTACGTGCTGGACTTGGGCGCTTTGCAGTTATTCCTCCGGCGTTTCCTGTTTATACTTGCCCTTGCGCTGCTTTTTGATATCCGTGATTATACCTACGACCGCCATACCAATACATTAACGGTGCCGGGGCTTATTGGGGTAAGATACACAAAGCTGCTCTCGCTGGGGCTGTTGCTGTTATATGCTGTAGTGGTAAGTATAACCGAAGGGGGAGGTATAGAAACTGCGTTGCTACTAGCTACAGCTGCAGCGGCTCTGGTCGTAATCTTTTCTTCAGAATTAAAACCGAGGATATATTTTTTACTACTGGCTGATGGAGCGATGCTGTTACATGCAGCATTGGTATACTTTGCCAGAACTTAA
- a CDS encoding NAD(P)H-hydrate dehydratase produces the protein MKILSAAQTHDADAATLQYEEIDSLELMERAAKAFVCWFENKFMPQQYVYIFCGPGNNGGDGLAVARLLSQRQHHVKVFIVGDSANASPDHKVNLQRLPEAVAPHYIHSSADLPALHTKHCVIDALFGTGLNRPVSGLFAEVIQHLNNSGACITAIDIPSGLYTDSQTPEEGAIMRANYTISFELPKLAFFLPQHEPYVGEWHTVPIGLSPAFIAEASANYYCITSDDVKQLLKPRAKFSHKGSYGHALLMCGGYGKMGAAVLAARACLRSGVGLLTMHVPTSGYSILQTAVPEAMTLTDKHKLFISELPEDTEKYTAIGMGPGMGKEKVTKTAIGQLLATSTHPMVIDADAINIIASSDRLKAQLPKNKVIFTPHPKEFERLVGKSKNHYDRLEDMREFCREYSCYIALKGANTAIGTPEGKVYFNTTGNAGMATGGTGDVLTGVISALVAQGYALEEACILGVFVHGLAGDLALQKVGAIGMVASDLVDHLPQAFMMLATS, from the coding sequence ATGAAAATTCTTTCCGCAGCCCAGACACATGACGCCGATGCCGCAACCTTACAGTATGAAGAAATAGATTCGCTGGAGCTGATGGAACGGGCAGCCAAGGCTTTTGTATGTTGGTTCGAGAACAAGTTCATGCCACAGCAATACGTGTACATTTTCTGCGGGCCCGGCAACAACGGTGGCGATGGTTTGGCAGTGGCCCGGTTGCTTTCTCAGCGGCAACATCATGTAAAAGTATTTATAGTTGGAGATTCTGCCAATGCGTCTCCTGATCATAAAGTAAACCTGCAGCGCCTTCCCGAGGCAGTAGCACCACATTACATACATTCCTCAGCCGATCTGCCGGCACTTCATACTAAGCATTGTGTGATAGACGCGCTCTTCGGCACAGGCCTTAACCGGCCTGTCAGCGGTTTATTTGCAGAAGTTATACAACACCTGAACAACAGCGGTGCATGCATCACAGCCATCGACATACCTTCAGGGCTTTATACTGATAGCCAGACACCAGAAGAAGGAGCCATAATGCGGGCAAACTATACGATAAGTTTTGAGCTGCCTAAGCTCGCCTTTTTCCTGCCGCAGCATGAGCCTTATGTTGGGGAGTGGCATACGGTACCTATTGGACTGAGCCCAGCCTTTATTGCAGAAGCATCTGCCAACTATTACTGTATCACTTCAGACGATGTAAAGCAACTGCTTAAACCCCGGGCAAAATTCTCGCATAAAGGTTCGTATGGGCATGCACTTTTAATGTGTGGTGGCTATGGAAAAATGGGGGCAGCGGTACTGGCAGCGCGGGCTTGCCTGCGGAGCGGTGTAGGCTTACTTACTATGCATGTACCAACTTCTGGCTACTCTATACTTCAGACGGCCGTACCCGAAGCCATGACCTTAACAGATAAGCATAAACTGTTTATTTCTGAGTTGCCTGAAGACACAGAGAAATATACAGCAATAGGAATGGGGCCGGGAATGGGCAAGGAGAAAGTAACTAAAACAGCAATCGGGCAGTTACTGGCTACGTCAACTCATCCGATGGTTATTGATGCCGATGCCATTAACATTATTGCCAGCAGCGACAGGTTAAAAGCTCAGTTACCAAAAAACAAGGTAATTTTTACACCTCATCCTAAAGAATTTGAGCGGCTGGTTGGCAAGTCCAAAAATCATTATGATCGCCTGGAAGATATGCGCGAATTTTGCCGGGAATATAGTTGCTATATTGCTTTAAAAGGAGCTAACACCGCCATAGGCACCCCGGAAGGTAAGGTATACTTTAATACCACAGGTAATGCAGGCATGGCCACCGGTGGCACCGGCGATGTATTAACAGGTGTGATCTCGGCTTTGGTAGCGCAGGGTTATGCTTTGGAAGAGGCTTGTATACTTGGTGTTTTTGTGCACGGCCTTGCCGGAGATCTTGCATTACAGAAAGTAGGTGCTATCGGAATGGTAGCTTCAGACCTGGTTGATCATCTGCCACAGGCTTTTATGATGCTTGCTACTTCTTAA
- a CDS encoding DUF2167 domain-containing protein produces the protein MKQFYILLFSLFLGYSSFAQSDSTSLEIEKIEKSLKYQYGEISLGEGMAKLNVPKGFKYLDAEQAEYVLTELWGNPASGTSLGMLVPEGQGVLDDDSWVFDIEYEAMGYVKDTDASEIDYNELLTTMKEDMVEESKERVANGYDGIELIGWASKPYYDNEKKTLHWAKELKFGNAETNTLNYNVRVLGRKGVLMLNAIAAMGSLPEVKQNIPLVVNSVTFEQGHSYFDFDPEVDEVAAWTIGSLVAGKILTKLGFFALILKFWKVIAFALVSGGGALYKWVKGRKREEESVIIEEQEKVLN, from the coding sequence ATGAAACAATTTTACATTTTATTATTCTCTCTATTCTTAGGGTATTCCTCCTTTGCGCAGTCAGATTCTACAAGTCTGGAAATTGAAAAAATAGAGAAATCACTTAAGTACCAATACGGTGAAATTTCTTTAGGGGAAGGTATGGCAAAACTTAATGTACCTAAAGGATTTAAATACCTTGATGCAGAACAGGCCGAGTACGTGCTGACAGAACTATGGGGTAATCCGGCATCAGGTACATCTTTAGGAATGTTAGTACCGGAAGGACAAGGTGTTTTGGATGATGACTCCTGGGTATTTGATATCGAATACGAAGCGATGGGATATGTAAAAGATACCGATGCATCTGAAATAGACTATAACGAGCTATTAACTACCATGAAAGAAGACATGGTGGAAGAAAGCAAAGAAAGAGTTGCCAACGGATATGATGGGATAGAGCTAATAGGCTGGGCATCGAAGCCATACTATGACAATGAGAAGAAGACGCTACACTGGGCTAAAGAACTAAAGTTTGGTAATGCAGAGACCAATACATTAAACTATAATGTGCGTGTGCTTGGCCGTAAAGGAGTTTTAATGCTTAATGCTATTGCTGCTATGGGTAGTTTGCCTGAAGTAAAGCAGAATATTCCTTTAGTTGTTAACAGTGTGACATTTGAGCAAGGCCATAGTTATTTTGACTTTGATCCGGAGGTAGACGAAGTGGCCGCCTGGACTATAGGAAGTTTAGTTGCAGGAAAGATTCTTACTAAGCTTGGCTTCTTTGCACTTATACTTAAATTCTGGAAAGTAATTGCGTTTGCACTTGTAAGTGGTGGCGGTGCTTTATATAAATGGGTGAAAGGTAGAAAACGAGAAGAGGAATCTGTTATAATAGAAGAGCAGGAAAAAGTACTGAACTAA
- a CDS encoding DUF5686 and carboxypeptidase-like regulatory domain-containing protein, producing MPQLRLILLFILCFAAAPVRAQVYKVYGTVRDAETKEKLPFVSIAANEGETGTTTNLEGQFRLSHTKPITSLRFSYVGYTPQLIQPDSTGLVNVYLQPSAARLQEVIVRAGANPAHRIIELATANRERNRPENIQAYIYRTYNKFILTATDPRNLDLSDTAQLTAPKDSAFLKMRKLLEKQHLFLMESVTDFAHLKPNRTKETIIATRVSGLQQPSFGLVAAEARDFSVYADMPIFFGKNYLSPLSPGSIRKYDFILQETVVAGADSVFIISFAPLRGKNFNSLKGLLYINSDGWAVQNIIAESASDDKRGIKLQQQFSKVQDHWFPTELDVEITIPQIEMKGHQPYGRIRTYISNINLSPDLEKSDFGAITLQQTPLANKQPEYIWQQHRPDTLDAFEQRTYTVMDSVGREQKLDRTIRFMEYLITKKLPIGPISLDLNRLLHISTFEGLRLGIGAHTNDQILDWFSVGGYWGYGFKDEKYKYGADAILTLHKSSNLQLQAAFWEDVTEPGGRRLPFREKSLVAELRQPLLPLLDYTTHQHLNLTGRLGRFLQLNTQLQQEERRPTLFTSEDQPQPVYTITEAAAGIRFAYGEQLMQLFNQTMATPGRYPVLWLQYTRGIDGLLDGNYSYNKYDLRVEASLLHRTFGKTSITLASGLVNGDVPFVSLYNGYGSYSDNYEVYAGEGFETMPPYEFFSDKYTALFLQQDLGKRLLRTKYFKPDVVLVTNIGYGNLEKPLSDFILPQVKTMNKGFFESGLMLNNIISSAFSGVGVGVFYRYGAYELPKRNDNLKFKLTATIAF from the coding sequence ATGCCACAACTACGCCTGATTCTGCTGTTTATACTTTGCTTTGCTGCGGCTCCTGTCAGGGCACAGGTATATAAAGTATATGGCACTGTGCGCGATGCCGAAACAAAAGAGAAACTACCTTTTGTAAGTATAGCCGCCAACGAAGGAGAGACCGGTACCACCACAAACCTGGAAGGACAATTCCGACTGAGCCATACTAAACCAATCACCAGTCTGCGCTTCAGTTATGTAGGCTACACTCCGCAGCTCATTCAGCCAGACTCTACAGGTTTGGTAAATGTGTACCTGCAACCATCTGCAGCCCGCTTACAGGAAGTTATAGTTCGGGCAGGAGCAAATCCGGCACACCGTATTATAGAACTGGCAACTGCAAACCGGGAACGCAATCGCCCCGAAAATATCCAAGCATATATATACCGCACCTACAATAAATTTATACTTACCGCCACCGATCCGCGCAACCTCGATCTGAGCGATACGGCACAATTAACAGCTCCTAAAGATTCTGCTTTCCTTAAAATGCGGAAGCTACTGGAAAAACAGCACCTGTTCCTGATGGAAAGTGTCACTGATTTTGCCCACCTGAAGCCTAACCGTACCAAAGAAACCATTATTGCCACGCGTGTATCGGGGTTGCAACAGCCAAGCTTTGGCCTGGTAGCCGCCGAAGCCCGCGACTTTTCTGTTTATGCCGATATGCCCATTTTCTTCGGGAAAAACTACCTTAGCCCCTTAAGCCCCGGCAGCATCCGTAAGTATGATTTTATACTTCAGGAGACCGTAGTTGCTGGTGCAGATTCCGTCTTTATTATTTCGTTTGCTCCATTGCGCGGCAAAAATTTCAATAGCCTAAAGGGGCTGCTATACATTAACAGCGATGGCTGGGCAGTACAAAATATAATAGCCGAATCAGCCAGTGACGATAAGCGGGGTATAAAGCTGCAGCAACAATTCAGTAAAGTGCAGGATCATTGGTTCCCGACTGAGCTGGATGTAGAAATAACGATACCCCAGATCGAGATGAAAGGTCATCAGCCCTATGGCCGCATCCGCACTTATATTTCCAACATAAATCTGAGCCCGGACCTGGAGAAAAGTGATTTCGGAGCTATAACCCTGCAGCAGACGCCACTGGCCAATAAACAACCTGAATACATCTGGCAGCAGCACCGCCCCGATACCTTGGATGCGTTTGAGCAGCGCACTTACACGGTAATGGACAGCGTTGGCAGAGAGCAGAAACTTGACCGCACCATCCGGTTTATGGAGTACCTGATCACTAAAAAATTACCTATCGGGCCAATTAGTTTAGATCTTAACCGGCTGCTGCACATCAGTACCTTCGAGGGGTTACGCTTAGGCATCGGCGCACATACAAATGATCAGATACTGGACTGGTTTAGTGTGGGTGGTTACTGGGGGTATGGCTTTAAAGATGAGAAGTATAAGTATGGAGCTGATGCTATACTTACGCTACATAAGTCTAGTAACCTGCAACTGCAAGCCGCTTTCTGGGAAGATGTTACAGAACCCGGAGGCCGGCGTTTGCCTTTCCGGGAGAAGAGTTTGGTAGCTGAGCTGCGCCAACCTTTGCTGCCCTTACTGGATTACACCACACATCAGCATTTGAACCTGACCGGCAGGCTTGGCCGTTTTCTGCAATTAAACACCCAACTACAACAGGAAGAACGCAGGCCAACTTTATTTACTTCAGAGGATCAGCCTCAGCCAGTTTATACTATAACCGAAGCCGCTGCAGGTATACGCTTTGCTTATGGCGAGCAACTGATGCAGCTTTTTAACCAGACAATGGCTACACCAGGCAGGTACCCGGTGCTATGGCTGCAATATACGCGAGGCATTGATGGCCTACTTGACGGTAACTATAGTTACAACAAGTATGATCTGCGCGTGGAAGCAAGCCTGCTGCACCGTACGTTTGGCAAAACAAGCATTACACTTGCCAGCGGATTAGTAAATGGCGATGTACCTTTTGTGAGTCTGTACAATGGTTATGGCAGCTATTCTGATAACTATGAAGTATATGCCGGCGAAGGCTTTGAAACCATGCCACCGTATGAATTCTTTTCAGATAAGTACACGGCGCTTTTTCTTCAGCAGGATTTAGGTAAGCGCCTGCTCCGCACTAAATACTTTAAACCTGATGTGGTGCTGGTTACCAACATTGGCTACGGAAACCTGGAAAAGCCATTATCGGATTTTATACTTCCGCAGGTCAAAACCATGAACAAAGGCTTTTTTGAGTCCGGCCTCATGCTCAACAACATTATCAGTTCTGCTTTCTCAGGAGTTGGTGTAGGTGTTTTTTACCGCTATGGGGCTTACGAATTACCAAAACGAAACGATAATCTGAAGTTTAAGCTTACAGCTACTATAGCATTTTAA
- a CDS encoding phosphatase PAP2 family protein — translation MKLHKLLSIHLLWVSLLATPVAAQVKQAPIPAGPVKTISADSLSTLPADTVLPGQKKPFTEAQVREGSNKRYLTRAVLPAAALIGAGIYTIQDNGFFSSHDARDARHEYTPNFSTKVDDYLFFLPIAYMYGFNAFSSQNRHDIRRQTGLLIAAGALTSAIVWPTKKLTDIDRPNGDPTAFPSGHTAYAFTIATIVDKEFRHKSPWISVGSYTIASATGVMRVLNNEHWMADVLAGAGVGILSVNTVYWLHDKIFKDKGYNTPVISPTVLPNGKPGMGMSLTF, via the coding sequence GTGAAATTGCACAAACTTCTCTCGATACACCTGCTCTGGGTTTCCTTGCTGGCTACTCCGGTTGCAGCCCAGGTAAAACAGGCTCCCATACCTGCTGGTCCGGTTAAAACTATATCCGCAGACTCATTATCTACCTTACCTGCCGATACGGTACTGCCGGGTCAGAAGAAACCGTTTACAGAAGCCCAGGTTCGCGAAGGCAGTAACAAACGCTACCTTACACGCGCTGTGTTGCCAGCTGCTGCTTTAATTGGCGCAGGTATTTATACGATACAGGATAATGGCTTTTTCAGTAGCCATGATGCCCGTGATGCCAGGCATGAGTATACACCTAACTTCAGTACCAAAGTAGACGATTACCTGTTCTTCCTGCCGATAGCGTACATGTATGGCTTTAACGCATTCTCGTCTCAGAACCGCCACGACATTCGCCGCCAGACAGGCTTACTGATAGCTGCAGGAGCACTTACCTCGGCTATAGTCTGGCCAACCAAAAAATTGACAGATATTGACCGGCCAAACGGAGACCCGACAGCTTTCCCATCGGGACACACAGCCTATGCATTTACCATTGCCACTATCGTGGATAAGGAATTCCGCCACAAGAGCCCGTGGATAAGTGTGGGAAGTTATACTATTGCAAGTGCTACAGGTGTAATGCGCGTGCTTAATAACGAGCACTGGATGGCCGATGTATTGGCTGGTGCCGGGGTAGGTATACTTTCTGTAAACACCGTTTACTGGCTCCACGATAAGATATTTAAAGATAAAGGCTACAATACCCCTGTTATTTCTCCAACTGTGCTGCCAAACGGTAAGCCAGGTATGGGCATGTCGCTTACATTCTAG
- a CDS encoding NADH-quinone oxidoreductase subunit D has product MSQSTIYKEYLLQSEPNKFSLDGLKAGEMIVNMGPQHPSTHGVLRLEVITDGEVIQEVSPHVGYLHRCFEKHAEHMAYNQTIPYVDRMDYLAAMNSEHVWCMGVEKLMGITDQIPKRVEYIRVLVTELNRIASHFVAIGTYAIDIGAFTPFLWLLRDREHIQRLLEWVSGARMLYNYIWVGGLYYDLPIGFEERCREFINYLLPKLDELDTILLENKIFIDRTANVGILPLDVAINYGCSGPMLRSSGLKYDLRRIDGYSVYPELEFDIPIGKGTVGTTGDCWDRNYVRALECRESAKIILQCLDRLTGDYKRTPDFDPQAACPKKLRMTGTQELYFRGETPRGELGYFFRTTDKSDVPFRCHGRSPCFSNLSVLSEISRGCMVADLIAIMGSVDIVLGELDR; this is encoded by the coding sequence TTGAGCCAGTCAACCATCTATAAAGAATACCTGCTGCAGTCGGAGCCGAACAAGTTTAGTTTGGATGGCCTGAAGGCGGGCGAGATGATTGTGAACATGGGGCCGCAGCACCCGAGCACGCACGGCGTTTTGCGCCTGGAGGTAATTACAGATGGCGAAGTGATACAGGAAGTGTCGCCGCACGTGGGCTACCTGCACCGCTGCTTCGAGAAGCACGCCGAACACATGGCCTATAACCAGACCATCCCCTACGTAGACCGCATGGATTATCTGGCTGCCATGAACTCGGAGCACGTCTGGTGTATGGGTGTAGAGAAACTGATGGGTATTACCGACCAGATCCCTAAAAGGGTAGAATACATACGCGTGCTGGTAACGGAGCTTAACCGCATTGCGTCGCACTTTGTAGCTATCGGTACTTACGCTATCGATATCGGGGCATTTACACCGTTCCTGTGGCTGCTCCGCGACCGCGAGCACATTCAGCGTTTGCTGGAGTGGGTTTCGGGCGCACGCATGCTGTACAATTACATTTGGGTAGGTGGTTTGTATTACGACCTACCAATCGGTTTTGAGGAGCGCTGCCGCGAGTTCATCAATTACCTGCTGCCAAAACTCGATGAGCTGGATACTATACTTTTAGAGAACAAAATCTTTATAGACCGCACTGCCAACGTAGGTATACTGCCTTTAGATGTAGCTATAAACTATGGCTGCTCCGGCCCAATGCTGCGTAGTTCCGGCTTAAAGTACGACCTGCGCCGCATAGATGGCTATAGCGTTTATCCGGAACTGGAATTTGATATTCCGATAGGCAAAGGCACCGTAGGCACCACCGGCGATTGCTGGGACCGCAACTATGTTCGTGCTTTAGAATGCCGCGAATCAGCCAAAATTATACTTCAGTGCCTCGACCGCCTGACCGGCGACTATAAACGCACCCCCGATTTTGACCCACAGGCTGCCTGCCCTAAAAAGCTGCGCATGACCGGCACACAGGAGCTATACTTCCGTGGCGAAACTCCTCGCGGCGAACTGGGATATTTTTTCCGGACTACCGACAAAAGCGACGTACCTTTCCGTTGCCACGGCCGCTCTCCGTGCTTCTCAAACCTGTCTGTACTTTCTGAAATCTCGCGTGGCTGTATGGTTGCTGACCTTATTGCAATTATGGGTTCAGTAGATATTGTACTAGGCGAGCTGGACAGATAA
- a CDS encoding metallophosphoesterase: MKIYKKVIKVVFRWSIITLCGYWVLTTLIFGHAYVDETDHEYPIYWSGIDAFINDEEIEFALNKPVEVKLDGIDGPYIYTSESFTVSANNKLIKKAFDMRQPVEVNVNNEDRDAFHFSLRGTYHTEADNYKMPDKLIAISDIEGNFNAFYSFLVKNGVMDEKYNWTFGKGHLVLNGDFVDRGSEVTQVLWLIYMLEEKAEKAGGKVHYIIGNHEVMNLYGDNSDTDTKYVAAAKQMSGKQNWEEAGKYLFSAESELGRWLRSKNVVEKIGDYIFVHAGIKSKLIEENLTIQEINTIARKYYGIRTKELKLDEKERLVLNSFDSPYWDRSYAMNILIAGVFAFHDPFNASYHSTTQDEAEQILKFYDASKMVVGHNVVSDITADYEGKVIKIDVKHGRDKYSGRTKGLFIENGIEYKVDDLGKRTKL; encoded by the coding sequence ATGAAAATATATAAGAAGGTTATTAAAGTAGTTTTTAGGTGGAGCATTATTACGCTTTGCGGCTATTGGGTATTAACTACTTTGATATTTGGACATGCTTATGTTGACGAAACAGATCATGAGTATCCTATTTACTGGTCAGGGATCGATGCTTTCATCAATGATGAAGAAATTGAATTTGCCCTGAATAAACCTGTTGAAGTAAAATTAGATGGTATAGATGGACCTTATATTTATACTTCTGAATCATTTACTGTCAGTGCCAACAATAAGCTAATAAAGAAGGCATTTGACATGCGTCAGCCAGTAGAAGTAAATGTTAATAACGAAGACCGCGATGCCTTTCACTTTTCTTTAAGAGGTACTTACCATACAGAAGCGGATAACTATAAGATGCCAGATAAGCTTATAGCCATTTCAGATATAGAAGGTAATTTTAATGCCTTCTATAGTTTCCTTGTTAAGAATGGAGTTATGGACGAAAAGTATAATTGGACATTTGGGAAAGGTCATTTAGTGCTTAATGGTGATTTTGTAGATCGGGGAAGTGAGGTAACGCAGGTACTTTGGCTGATTTATATGCTGGAAGAGAAGGCCGAGAAAGCGGGTGGAAAAGTGCACTACATTATTGGCAACCATGAAGTAATGAATCTGTATGGCGATAACTCTGATACAGATACTAAATACGTTGCTGCTGCCAAGCAAATGAGTGGTAAGCAAAACTGGGAAGAGGCAGGGAAATACTTATTCTCGGCAGAGTCGGAGTTAGGTAGATGGTTGCGAAGTAAAAATGTAGTTGAAAAGATCGGCGATTATATTTTTGTGCATGCGGGTATTAAATCAAAGCTTATAGAAGAGAACCTGACCATCCAGGAAATAAACACGATAGCCAGGAAGTATTATGGGATTCGGACTAAAGAACTGAAATTGGATGAAAAAGAAAGGCTAGTATTGAATTCGTTCGACAGCCCCTACTGGGACAGAAGCTACGCCATGAACATACTTATTGCAGGAGTTTTTGCCTTTCACGATCCTTTTAATGCTTCTTACCACTCAACAACACAAGATGAAGCTGAACAGATCTTAAAATTCTATGATGCCTCTAAAATGGTTGTAGGTCATAATGTTGTAAGCGACATTACCGCAGATTACGAGGGTAAAGTCATCAAAATTGATGTAAAACATGGTCGTGATAAATACAGTGGCAGAACCAAGGGGTTATTCATTGAAAATGGTATTGAATACAAAGTAGACGATTTAGGTAAAAGGACTAAATTATAA
- a CDS encoding SPFH domain-containing protein encodes MNRQILTWAIAGLLILVFSVTAMTSCTRIDAGHEGILVKLYGTDKGVQDVSLVTGRVWYNPFTEEVYQFPTFVQTVDYAPFTVNAKDGSVFTVDPTISFRVMPGESPRIFSKYRKEIGLITETTLYNYTRDAFRIQFNKYSTDSIISNRQSFEDKVQLALGDALGKEGFDLEQMTSGLQYPDEIVKAVNLKNRAVQQALQVENELKVAEAQARKKIVEAEAEAKANELRQRTLTPLLIQQQFIEKWNGSTPLYGNSPTFFKNVQ; translated from the coding sequence ATGAACCGCCAAATTCTAACCTGGGCCATTGCAGGCCTGCTTATACTTGTATTCTCTGTAACCGCCATGACCTCGTGCACCCGCATTGATGCCGGCCACGAAGGCATACTGGTTAAACTATACGGCACCGACAAAGGTGTTCAGGACGTGAGCCTGGTAACAGGGCGTGTATGGTACAACCCGTTTACCGAAGAAGTATACCAGTTCCCGACGTTTGTGCAGACAGTGGATTATGCTCCGTTCACGGTAAATGCGAAGGATGGTTCTGTTTTTACAGTCGATCCTACCATTTCGTTCAGGGTAATGCCCGGTGAGAGCCCACGTATTTTCAGTAAGTACCGCAAAGAGATAGGCCTGATCACAGAAACAACACTTTACAACTATACCCGCGATGCTTTCCGTATTCAATTCAACAAGTATAGCACCGACAGCATTATCTCTAACCGCCAGAGCTTTGAGGATAAGGTACAACTTGCGCTTGGAGATGCCTTGGGTAAAGAAGGTTTTGACCTGGAGCAGATGACCAGCGGCTTGCAGTACCCGGATGAAATAGTGAAAGCCGTAAATCTGAAGAACCGTGCCGTGCAGCAGGCCCTGCAGGTTGAGAATGAATTGAAAGTTGCCGAAGCACAGGCCCGTAAAAAGATAGTGGAAGCCGAAGCAGAAGCTAAAGCTAACGAGTTGCGCCAACGCACGCTTACACCGTTGCTTATACAACAGCAGTTTATCGAAAAATGGAATGGCAGCACACCGCTTTATGGTAACTCCCCAACCTTCTTTAAAAACGTGCAGTAA